In the genome of Primulina tabacum isolate GXHZ01 chromosome 13, ASM2559414v2, whole genome shotgun sequence, the window TTAAAACCTATTGTTTATCAAGCATAATTCATGCAAAACCCAATCAAATCGAAACCGCGGGAACCAAATGCAACTAAATATAAATTACCTGTAGCTGATACTCTGAAGCCGAGCCATCCACGGGGGAAGTCACACTGACAGGAACCACTGACCCATGAACTGGGATCTGAAAAGATATATAAttgtcagcagcagcagcaacgtCAACAGTAGCCTTGATAGCTGGAGTAGTTGTAAAGTATTCCGAAGCCATAATTTTATCCAGCTTCTCCCTTAAGCCAGCATCTAAACGACAACCATAATTGAGAAAATTCAAGGGAAAATGATACAACTGAAGTCAATACTCgatgccatgacgtttactatgcTAAAAAAGTAAGACCTTTCAAGTATCACCAACAAACTTAGATTACACGCGTGCGGGTGGGGGGCATCTGACAACTGTGGACACGTTAAACCCAACTCCTTTCTTCATCATAAAAAATCACAAAACAGCACCTTGGAAGACACAATATGGGTACAAAATGCTACAGTAGTAATCAATCATATGGAAGTAGATTCACGGGAGGCATGCATACTTAATGCTTATCGAGTTTTCAGAATGCTGGATCTTCCTAGGCTTCACAAAAAAAACGAATTCTAGTTCCCAATAGAAATCTTAAACTTCAAAAGTTACAGAAAACACACCCTCAAGCATCATGGGAAAATAACAAATACAACATGCAAGTTATTATTGTTAAAGAAACCCATGAAGGAGCACAATAAAAGTATTTGTACCCAAACACACGAGAGTTCTGTTCCTAAAATGTCTCAGACCAGACAAATGAGTGACTTGCAAGCATAATAAACATTATTCCTAGGACACATTTATCTATACATATAAGAAATGAAGTAAATTAACAAATGTAGAATGTACAATTGAATGATAAGACATACTTCTTATCAATTGCACAAAAGGCATAGAAGCCTAGCTTTATGGGGACTCCCGTGAACATTTTCAGGGGATCAACAACAAAGAATTTGCCTATAATTTCCAAATATTCTAAAATTTATGGGAAAAAATCATTGAGTCTCGGAATTGAGGGGATTCCAGCTATCTCTCACAATATTCTACCACAACCCTTGACCAGAGTCATACTAAACAAATAACAGAATCATGCATCCACGTTCCATGCAGTATAACCATTAACAAAGACTGCATCTCTTCTCTATGCAGGAAATACTTCATAAAAAACGAGGGGGATTCAGCAGACTCCAAGCAGCCTGCAAGCCAGAGCTCTTCTACTTTTGAGAACAAGCATATCCACCACATATgaaccttaaaattttcaaccACACAAGTATCAAAAGAAGAGAAAGAAAGCTACATACACGTACAATGACATAGATACGGATTGCAGATGGAAGGAAACAAATATGGTAAAAGAAAATTAGTGTAGTGTCCATACAAGTGATATCCACATTGGGTTCAATGCGCTGTTCCGAATTTGCAAGCCAGAGCTTAGCATGCTCGACACATTTTTCCAGTGCGTTCTTGTGCGGCAAATTTGAGTTAAACGGCCGTGAAATCAGCGAACTTCCAAGCATCGAAATCAAATCCAAATCCCACTCTTTGAGGGGTGCCCCGGAGGCATCATCATCTGTCACATAATCATACGTCAAGCAGGAGCTCCTCTCATGAGACCTTGTAATCATGTTGTCGTGCGCCCTCATCAGCGTCTGAACATCGAAAACACTCCCAAAATAGAGCAAACTGAGTAGATCCGAAACATCCGAAACGCTCCCGTTCCCTCCCTTCACATCAGGCTCCCGAACTTCTTCCTCGCGACCATCTTCAGTCCCCAGACTTCGCTCCTTCTCCAAGGCCATTGAAATTTCTTGACCAAGCGCTTCCAAAAGAGGTTGACGAAGCTTCTCAAGCTCGTCAATCCCCGCCAGAACGGAGGGTTTGGACCTCAGGGTCTCGTCTTGCTCCTTGTTTAGGATTTTTCCCTGAGACACAGATTCCTCCATCTGCGCTATTCGGTTCAACTTCTTTCGCATGGCGCGGAGGCGTTTGTTGATAACATTAAGAACCGGACCATCGTTGGTTGAGTCGGCCAAGGAGGATGCCGTCACTGCCGCCATTTCGAGTTCAAATTGAGGAGGAAATAGGAGATAATCTAGGGTTCCTTCCGCCGG includes:
- the LOC142522267 gene encoding uncharacterized protein LOC142522267: MAAVTASSLADSTNDGPVLNVINKRLRAMRKKLNRIAQMEESVSQGKILNKEQDETLRSKPSVLAGIDELEKLRQPLLEALGQEISMALEKERSLGTEDGREEEVREPDVKGGNGSVSDVSDLLSLLYFGSVFDVQTLMRAHDNMITRSHERSSCLTYDYVTDDDASGAPLKEWDLDLISMLGSSLISRPFNSNLPHKNALEKCVEHAKLWLANSEQRIEPNVDITYAGLREKLDKIMASEYFTTTPAIKATVDVAAAADNYISFQIPVHGSVVPVSVTSPVDGSASEYQLQEEDSSNSHSHEIYNDITEPVEEFHQGGPELENSPEVQVQTEEVIPETEVDQDPSDLDLNEQQHVTHRAYRNYRGGRGGGGGRRGYTNGGRGGRGNGRGSYQNGRGQFYDQSGSYYPRNHYNNHRGRGGRGMGNNNYNYHASAGHAGHIPGRVLSLCQMVSDVVSWPSGHFSF